CACAAAAATAGTGAGATGATGGTATTGGGCACACTTATCTGCGAGAAAATCGGTTAACCGGACATTTTCAATGAATATGTCGAACTCTTCCTTGATGCCGCCATCAACCATGACAGTCTCACATGGCCATTGACAAGCTTTCACATTGGCTGCCCGCAGAGAGCCTTCCCCGGGCTCATGGTATGCGGGTCTTGCCGCGCTCTGGCTTGAAGAGCCTCCCGAAAACACCTTCCTAAGCATCtttctttttctgaatttttttagacAACTAATAGAAAGTGGACAAAACTTAACAAAATCGATAACAACTATTCCCATAAGTATCTAGAGGTTATATCATGCATTGAAACTACATATGACCAAGCTTTTAAATCTAGATCGATATGACCGATTTATAGGCCGATATATCAGTTTTGTGGCTCTACGGATATAAATATAATGTATCATTTTGTAAATATTATTTACACACATATCATCCGAGATGACCAATATCAATGTGCCTGCTGATATAGACCAGTATGAACACAATTATTTATTAGGAAGCAGTGGTAAAAATATTACATATTTACAACTTCATCGTATTATTAAAGTCATGGATAATGTTTCGTAGAACACATATATAACGTATTGCTCTTAATCTTAGAGTGATGATTTTGTGAATCTATCTTAAGTAGTTTATTAATTAATAAATTCATAAACTAGGAATTTAAATTTGTTACACTAGAATGTTGATACCATACATTTTGTTTCTACTAAAAAGACATTTGTGAACAAGAATATTGGGAAAAAATGTAATTATATTCCCTTCGATATATTTACATATTGTCCGGTATATCATCCGATATCTGACATTCAATATGTTCAACCAAACCGATACGAACCCGATATACGATATTTTTTTTGAACGGTGGTGTGCGTGTGGGTGAGGGCGGGGTGTTGATGCTAGATTGCGTCATCCCACATTGGCTGATTTTCGTCTCCAGCTATCTTCGTGTTGATTTAGTTTTCACTGCCGCATGCGTCATGCCTTCATTCTGTGTTTGACCCGGTCTGACCCGTTGAAAACGTCCGATTCATATGTTGTTTTTAGCGAGCCACGCCCTGAGTGCTTTAAGGTTGCGTGTCTCCGTGTAATACCAAACACGTTTTTCTTACACTCAAAGATGCGGGTGCTTGCCACCAGAGAATAAACATATATCTATATCTATGTCTAATAATAAATGAGTTATTGCTTCTGGCGGTATGTAAATGAAATTGCTCTCAAAGTTACAAAATATTACCCACTGATGACATCTATAATCTATAAGTAATAAAAAAACGTTTCACACAGAGTAATTCCCGTCTGGGCCTGCCCATGAAGGAACCTTCTATACTACGCTCTGCACGCTGGGAAAAGACACAACGCGTTTGTTTGGGCCGGCCTGTGTCCGGACGGTCTATTTTTAAATTTCGTTTTCCTTTTCAGTCTTCGTTATTTTATTTAAATAATATGGAGCTTCAAAAAAGTTCCTTTTTTTTAAACGAGAATTTTCGAATAAAATTTTAATAATTCatatttttttgtgtatttagaaaatgttcacgatTTTTCAAAAATGGtcgcatattcaaaaaatgttctcaattttaatttttttttgtgaaatcaaTAAATGTTCCAGATTTTTTAAAAAGTTCGTGTATTAAAAGATATCCATGGATTGcaaaatatcctaaaaattcaaaaactgttcgtgacttacaaaatagtttattgattcataaaatgttcgctgattcaaaaaatgatcatgcatttcaaaaaatatttgttaaatttaaaaatattcatgcatTTCAAATATTGTTGCAcaaatttcttttaaaaaaatgttcgttgaTTCTAGAAATATTCCCCTATTCAAGAAAACtgatttaaaaatgttcacaattttaataaaatgtttgcaaatattataaatttttattaattcaaaatattcatgattttagaAAAAAAGAAAATCTGTAAAAATATTCgtgtatttgaaaattgttcacgatttcagatatgttcaagagtataaaaaaatgttcatgattttcaaaaaaaatcatgactTAACAAAAATGATAGTGATATTGTATCTCGGTGATGCAACAAACTGTGGTCAGGGCCATTGAAGATTATGATTTTTCTTTATTCCATTTGCGTTTTGCTAGTATTATTTCagctctaaaataaataaatattatacgttgatcttttttttttgagaaatttatACGTTGATAATATCCTTGGTTGTCATCACGCCGAAACGGGCGCAACCCAAACTCGCCGCCTTTGCGACCCGCCGCCCCCGAAACGACCGACCCGCTCCTCGCTCCTCTCCGGCGTGTCCAACCTACTGCTCCGGCTAGCTttccggcggcggcgcgatgggTGAGCGGAAGGTGCTGAACAAGTACTACCCGCCGGACTTCGACCCGGCGAAGATCCCGCGGCGGAAGCAGCCTAAGAACCAGCAGATCAAGGTGCGCATGATGCATCCCATGAGCATCCGGTGTGGCACCTGCGGCACCTACATCTACAAGGGCACCAAATTCAACTCGCGCAAGGAGGACTGCATCGGCGAGGTACGCACGCGCCCCCGCCCGTCCGTTTGTCGTGATACCTAGGCTTAGTTATTTAACCCTAGCGTCGTGGTGGGCTCGAATTGCACAAATTGAGTCGATTGACGCTCCAATTTGTGAACGGTACTATCAATTTTAACGTACTGTTTGCCCGTTGATGCTTGTTCCAGTCTGTGCAGAACCAAACAGCTATAATTCAGTGATCCGAGTTGTAGAGCTATTGCTAGTGAAACAAACTACTCAAATCAAATTGTCTGCCTTCATTTTTAATAATCTTCATCGGCATGCAGCACAAAGTTCATGGGCACATTCAAAGTTAATAACTCACATTTCATCTTGAAGTGCCCTGCACTATATTATTGCTGTAATGCAGTTTAACTGTTATTCCAAGAGTGTCGAGTCGAATTTACAACCATTACTGGAATCTGGGTTTCATCACTATAGGGGGATCATTATCTTCTATGATGTTATCCATGGCATGGAATTCTTGAATTCTATATCCATATTGACGATGCATATTTTCTTTATTGATATTGATACAATTGAAATCCATGCTAATGTGATTATTTTTCTTCTATGTGCAGACATACTTGGGCATACAAATTTTTAGATTTTACTTCAAGTGTACTAGGTGCTCAGCTGAGATTACCTTCAAAACAGACCCCCAGAATTCAGACTACACGGTGGAATCTGGGGCTAGTCGTAATTTTGAACCTTGGCGTGAAGAGGATGAGGTGAGTGATATATGGAAAATTCTGAGCACAGCTTTTATCTTTCGACCAGCTTGAGCTTCAATTAAATCATGGGGATTTATTTCCATTGTTCAGGTTGTGGATAAAGAGAAGAGGAAACGAGAAGCAGAGGAGATGGGCGATGCAATGAGAACACTGGAGAACAGAGCAATGGATTCAAAGCAGGACATGGACATACTTGCCGCTTTAGAAGAGATGCGATCGATGAAGGTATGATCTGGTCATCTTGCCAACCTCTTAAGTTCAGTTAACCTGTACTTGTACATGCACATGAAATCTTGACTTTACTGACTACTGACATCGTTTTATTGTGCTGTTTACAGTCTAGACATGCTGGAGTCTCCGTTGACCAGATGCTTGAAATTTTGAAGCATTCCGCTCTCAAAAGGCAAGATCTCACAAGCTTTGTTTTCTGTATAATTGATAAAAGTTTCACGTTTGGGTAATATGTAGGTTATTTTGCTTATGGCATGGTGGTCCTGTGGTATCATTTTATTAAAATCTTTTCTCTAATAATGGCCATTTTGTGTGTGGTTACAGGAGGAAAAAACAGTAGCAGAACTAGATGAAGAagacgaagaactcatcaaatcaaTCACTTTCAGAGTAATCCTCTATGTCAACATTCATATGTACCTGCATGTGCAAACTTGTATTTGAATTTTCTTTTCTAACCCTGTCATACTGTTGGTTATTGCATAACTCGAAAGATTATGTTAAACGGATcgaagacgatgacgatgacgacgatgatgacaaTTTTGGTATACCAGGACAGTCAAGTGTCACGTCAAAGGTACTTGTCTCACTGTATTgtgttttcttccttttcttttctgtttctatttcatATTGCATGTTCTGTGGTCTTAAGTATCGATTGTTGAAAGATCACTGTAGACCATTAGCTTGAGTTTAATTTGTTATTTCGAAACTAGCTGACCTGATAAAGCAGCCATCAGTTACAACATCAAAACATGTCACTTATCATTTTTGCGTACTTACTCTATTTGAAGGATTTTGACATTCCTCTTCTTGATATGAAAACTGTAAATATGCAGCTTTTATATAGATTTGTTCAAAGTGTAAGCTAGCTAATGACTGAACTTGAAATTGCCAAAATTATCGTCTTCTGTGAAGTGTTTGTTGTAGTTTCTCTAGGACGCTTTCAGTTTTGCATTAGATATAGCAACAGTTGAGATTAACGGAGGAAGACATTTTGAACTCAAATCCTCTTACAAGAGTAAATGCTGGTCATTGAGCAATGTGTAGTATAGAACTTATATCAAACATTGTCATAAATCTAATGGTGTTATGGTCTTATGGTCTTATGGAGTAGCCCTCATTGAGTCATTGTAGCAATTTCTATGGAAGATATTATGCAGTTTTTCTATGCAGAGGATATTGCTTACTTCTCCCCGTGCCATGAGTATGCTCATGTATTTGCAGTTTTCAGTTCGACGTCTCTTGAACTTGTTTGTTTAGTGAACTGACAGTTCCTACTTTTTATGCAGATTAATGGATCATCTGAATCAATGACGAATCCTACAGATGTCTTGACCAAAGCTAATGGACCTGAGAGTGCCAATAAAGAAGGTAGACACTCATATGCACTCACCTTGTTTTTTCACTGTATCACTAATATTGTTAAGGGCACATGCAGAATCCGAGAATTCCATATTTTAGAACTTGCTATTTCAATGTTTATGCGCTGACCTTGATCCTGTTTCACATATCACGCAGCCTATTTTGGCCATCACTATATTTTATCATGGATTACCAACGTCAACCTTGTTTTATGTTGCTATTTGCCTCTATTTTTACTTGTGTTATTTTCTTTTTATGTGATCAAACAGTGTTCCGTTTTGAAAACAAATGTGTTGCTTACATTTAAACATTGCTCTACAGGAAACAAGAGCTTGGCATCTAGGATGCCCAAATTCATAGTGAAACCAAAGGCCACTGGTGCAAATCCTCAGAAGAAACAGAAGACAGAAACCCACGCCGTCCAAGATAACGGCAAAGCACCGGCTGCTGAGAATAAAAATGAAGCTTCAGTAGAGAAGACCAATGTTCTTCAGTCCCTCTGCCAGTATGATGATAGCGATGAAAGTAATGACTGAAGACAAGACAACCCCCTGGAACACGGATGTGTTAgttttttttttcgagaaaacacAAGAGAGCTTNNNNNNNNNNNNNNNNNNNNNNNNNNNNNNNNNNNNNNNNNNNNNNNNNNNNNNNNNNNNNNNNNNNNNNNNNNNNNNNNNNNNNNNNNNNNNNNNNNNNNNNNNNNNNNNNNNNNNNNNNNNNNNNNNNNNNNNNNNNNNNNNNNNNNNNNNNNNNNNNNNNNNNNNNNNNNNNNNNNNNNNNNNNNNNNNNNNNNNNNNNNNNNNNNNNNNNNNNNNNNNNNNNNGCCTCCTAGGAAGCGGTTACAACTCTGAACACTAGTCAATGGACATCGGTTACAAGCCTCCTAGGAGACGGTTACAACTCTGAACGCTAGTCAATGGACTAACACGGATGTGTTAGCCTAAGTCTGTAAATTGTCTTCTCTTGCAAAATCTCTGCTGCCAACTTTTAGTCCGCCGTGTTGAAAACCTATGGCAACTAGTAATAGTTTAGACTACAGATAGAGTTGTGTTTGGGATACATTTGTAACATTAACAAATTCAGATTTTGTTCAAAATTGATATTTTTCTAATTTTTGTTTTAAAATTGAGATTATGGATGCATCACTGCCATCTCTATTAATGTCTTTGTCCTATGACCGCGAGTCGATTTTTCTGTGCAATTTTTCTCTTCGACATCAGATTGCATCACAGGGGCAGCAGAGAGAGCACCAACAGTCACCCCAAACCCCCTGCGACGGAGGAGCAGCCAAGGCACGAAGGCAAActgtctactccctccgttccaaattacttgttttacatttgtctagatatagaggtatctagcactaaaatgagtctagatacatccatatctaaacaaatctaagacaagtaattcggaacggagggagtacatggcaaCGCTGATCCGTCGGCAGCCTCCCACGCCACAACACGCATCCTCGCTACGACACTGAGGGCATCGGAGAGGGAGGGGGCACGCCCTTTAAAGACCACGGCAATGAGACAGACCACCGCATTCCGGTGCTTAGACAGACCACGGCACTCCGATGCTTCCATCAATGAGATATCAAAAGAGATGCCGATCGTGAACAGAAGTCTGACCCCACAATCACGCTGGCAAACAGGCAACCCAAGACAAAGTGGTCCACCGGCTTGGGGGTCGAGGGACAGAGGCGGCAGCCTGCCTCGATGATCGTCTTCCGTAGCGGGATCTCCCGTGTTGATGCGGGCGAGCACGAGCggccagccgaagaatttgactctCAACAGCGCATCCGCTGAGCCGCACAAGAGCGTCCATGCTGCTAGTAGAGGGCTACTCGTGGAGAGGTCATTGTGAGGAGCCGAGCCGAGCATGAGCCGACGCTCGTCATCATGACGCACCGCAAACACCCAGCTCAGCTGGTGGAGCAGGAAGGCACACTGCCTCGTCCCAGACTAGATGAGTTGAGGCACCAGCGCGCCCATCCAACTCGTGTGTTTGGACATGTCAAGCTGTAGCATTAATCACTCACCTGTGTCCAGCATCGTAGGGACTCTTTTCAGAGGATGGGCGGGGCGCATTGGATGAGCATCTGCTTCGCTACTTGACCGAAAGGAACATCAATCTATATCTTCATCTATGAAGCACCGATACGACGACACTGACACATCAATACGAGTACGAGGATACGAGACACGACAATATGTGCTTGCGACGGCGACCAGATGGCCGTTATGCTGCAACCTGCCAAACGCAAGCTGTGCGAGGCAATTTGCTCTCCGCTCGTGCGTGGATGGAGGGTTAGCTGCGCCTGGCAGAGAGGGTGCAAGATGAAGACAACGCGAGGAGCACGTTCCAACGgtcttgtggttggatggttaggaggacggtggtatccccagcccatcggggttcaaatcctgatgctcgtGTTTatcttggatttatttcaggatttttggcgaTGTACATTCCGTGGGAGAAGACGTTCCCGTCGattacgaggcgcctacggtgactccgTAAAATCTTAAGATGATATGTCGGTTCAGTCTCTCGGAGAtactcataggggtaggatgtgtgtgtgtgttcataggggtgagtgtatgcatgcATATATGAGCGCTTGCGGCTGTATTGTGTTAAAAACGGCTACCCTTTGTAACAcctacgatgcggctatatctcccacgtgtcggagcacgacttagaggcataaccgcatagtaggcatgccgcaagaggggtaatccttacgcatcccatgtactgaatatgaaagggataaagagttggcttacaatcgccacttcaaacaatacataaatatatcatacaacattcagaatacaatcaaggtccgactacggaaccaaaataaagaaaagataatcccaattgctagatccccgatcgacccaactgggccccactactgatcaaaaggaaatgAAACACAACAACgaaaaggtcttcatcgagctcccacttgagctcggttgcgtcatctgcactggtttcatcggcacctgcaaactggttttggaagtaactgtgagtcacggggactcagcaatctcacaccctcgcgatcaagactatttaagcttaagggtaggaaaaggtagtgaggtggagctgcagcaagcactagcatatatggtggctaacttacgcaaatgagagcgagaagagaaacaaagcaacggtcgtgaagctagaagtgatcacaatcctgaaactacttacgcacaaacataactccaaagccgtgttcacttcccggactccgccgagaagagaccatcacagctacacacgcggttgattcattttagttaagtcaagtgtcaagttctctacaatcggatattaacaaattcccatctgcccataaccgcgggcatggctttcgaaagttcaaaaccctacaggggtgtcccaacttagcccatcacaagctctcatggtcaacgaaggatattccttctcccaggaagacccgatcagactcggaatcccggttacaagacattttgacaatggtaaaacaagaccagcaaagccacccgaatgtgccgacaaatcccgataggagctgcacatatctcgttctcagggcacaccggatgggcaagacgtcgggttggcataaaccctggttgcccaggggcgctggacatcgcccagtttggaccaacactcagaggagcactggcccgggggtttaaaataaagatgacccttgagtctgcagaacccaagggaaaaaggcttaggtggcaaatggtaaaaccaaggttgggccttgctggaggagttttattcaaggcgaactgtcaaggggttcccattataacccaactacgtaaggaacgcaaaatgaaggaacataacaccggtatgacgggaactagggcggcaagagtggaacgaaacaccaggcataaggccgagccttccaccctttaccaagtatacaggtgcattaaagtaaacaagatataatagtaatgatatcccaacaatatccatgttccaactgttgggtttcgtagtaatttcaaaaaatttcctacgcgcacgcaagatcatggtgatgcatagcaatgagaggggagagtatgatctaggtacccttgtagatcgacaacggaagcgtttggttgatgtagtcgtacgtctccacggcccgaccgatcaagcaccgaaactacggtacctccgagttctagcacacgttcagctcgatgacgatccccggactccgatccagcaaagtgtcggggaagagttccgtcagcccgacggcgtggtgacgatcttgatgtactaccgtcgcagggcttcgcctaagcaccgctacaatattatcgaggactatggtggaagggggcaccgcacacggctaagaatatgatcacgtggatcaacttgtgtctctaggggtgcccctgcctccgtatataaaggttcaagggaggggggccggccagccaaggtgtggcgcgccaggaggagtcctactccttctgggagtaggactcccccctttcctagttNNNNNNNNNNNNNNNNNNNNNNNNNNNNNNNNNNNNNNNNNNNNNNNNNNNNNNNNNNNNNNNNNNNNNNNNNNNNNNNNNNNNNNNNNNNNNNNNNNNNNNNNNNNNNNNNNNNNNNNNNNNNNNNNNNNNNNNNNNNNNNNNNNNNNNNNNNNNNNNNNNNNNNNNNNNNNNNNNNNNNNNattcggaccaaggggggaggggcgtgcggcccatctctggccacctctcctctcttccactaaggcccactaaggcccatatacctcccagggggttccggtaacctcccggtactccggtaaaatcccgatttcacccggaacacttccgatatccaaacataggcttccaatatatcaatctttatgtctcgaccatttcgagactcctcgtcatgtccgtgatcacatctgggactccgaacaaccttcggtacatcaaaaagcataaactcataatataactgtcatcgtaaccttaagcgtgcggaccctacgggttcgagaacaatgtagacatgaccgaaacacgtcttcggtcaataaccaatagcggaacctggatgctcatattggctcctacatattctacgaagatcttttatcggtcagactgcataacaacatacgttgttccctttgtcatcggtatgttacttgcccgagattcgatcgtcggtatcctatacctagttcaatctcgttaccggcaagtctctttactcgttctgtaatacatcatcccacaactaactcattagttgcaatgcttgcaaggcttaagtgatgtgcattaccgagagggcccagagatacctctccgacaatcggagtga
The Triticum dicoccoides isolate Atlit2015 ecotype Zavitan chromosome 3A, WEW_v2.0, whole genome shotgun sequence genome window above contains:
- the LOC119268274 gene encoding splicing factor YJU2-like; translation: MGERKVLNKYYPPDFDPAKIPRRKQPKNQQIKVRMMHPMSIRCGTCGTYIYKGTKFNSRKEDCIGETYLGIQIFRFYFKCTRCSAEITFKTDPQNSDYTVESGASRNFEPWREEDEVVDKEKRKREAEEMGDAMRTLENRAMDSKQDMDILAALEEMRSMKSRHAGVSVDQMLEILKHSALKRQDLTSFEEKTVAELDEEDEELIKSITFRNSKDYVKRIEDDDDDDDDDNFGIPGQSSVTSKINGSSESMTNPTDVLTKANGPESANKEGNKSLASRMPKFIVKPKATGANPQKKQKTETHAVQDNGKAPAAENKNEASVEKTNVLQSLCQYDDSDESND